A section of the Verrucomicrobium sp. GAS474 genome encodes:
- the trmD gene encoding tRNA (guanosine(37)-N1)-methyltransferase TrmD codes for MRIDVITLFPGMLEGALQETILGRAQQAGLVEVHLHQLRDYATDKHRIVDDRPYGGGPGMVLKCEPLFAAVEDVRSKDPRPGKVVLMSPGGKVFRQAVAQEWSNQERLILISGHYEGLDERIIEHLVDEEVSIGDYVLTNGTVAAMVVIDAVVRLLPGVLGNGESAGSDSFSDGFLEGPQYTRPPEFRGWKVPEILLSGDHAKIAAWRQDCAVRKTARVRPDLKQAKT; via the coding sequence GTGAGGATCGATGTCATCACCCTGTTTCCCGGCATGCTCGAAGGAGCCTTGCAGGAGACGATCTTGGGCCGGGCGCAGCAGGCCGGATTGGTTGAGGTTCATCTCCACCAGCTCCGCGACTATGCGACCGACAAGCACCGGATCGTCGACGACCGTCCCTACGGGGGCGGTCCCGGCATGGTCCTGAAGTGCGAGCCCCTCTTTGCCGCCGTCGAGGATGTCCGCTCCAAGGATCCCCGGCCCGGCAAGGTGGTGCTGATGTCCCCCGGCGGGAAGGTCTTCAGGCAGGCCGTCGCGCAGGAGTGGAGCAACCAGGAACGGCTGATCCTGATCTCGGGCCACTACGAAGGGCTCGACGAAAGGATCATCGAGCATCTGGTCGACGAGGAAGTGAGCATCGGCGATTACGTCCTGACCAACGGGACCGTTGCCGCCATGGTCGTCATCGACGCCGTCGTCCGCCTCCTGCCGGGAGTCCTCGGCAACGGAGAATCGGCCGGGAGCGATTCGTTCTCTGATGGATTTTTGGAAGGACCCCAGTATACTCGGCCTCCCGAGTTCAGGGGTTGGAAAGTGCCGGAGATATTGCTCTCCGGCGACCACGCGAAGATAGCCGCGTGGAGACAAGATTGTGCAGTGCGCAAAACCGCGCGGGTTCGACCTGACCTGAAACAGGCAAAAACGTAG
- the rplS gene encoding 50S ribosomal protein L19: protein MSKLIEKIESEQFKAAPSEFTIGDDVKVHTRVKEGEKERTQIFEGTVIARKGRGLNAMFTVRKISYGEGVERVFPLHSPRVEKVEVKRSATVRRAKLHFLRTRKGKNALAL from the coding sequence ATGTCGAAGTTAATCGAAAAAATCGAAAGCGAGCAGTTCAAGGCGGCCCCCAGCGAGTTCACCATCGGTGACGACGTGAAGGTCCATACCCGCGTCAAGGAAGGCGAAAAGGAGCGGACCCAGATCTTCGAGGGTACCGTCATCGCCCGCAAGGGCCGTGGCCTCAACGCCATGTTCACCGTCCGCAAGATCAGCTACGGCGAAGGCGTCGAGCGCGTCTTCCCCCTCCACTCGCCCCGCGTCGAGAAAGTCGAAGTGAAGCGTTCCGCCACCGTGCGCCGCGCCAAGCTCCACTTCCTCCGCACCCGCAAGGGCAAGAACGCCCTCGCGCTCTAG
- a CDS encoding ribonuclease HII, with protein sequence MRFQFEIALRRRGYALVAGIDEAGRGPLAGPVVAAAVILPDEGFDHPLLDDSKKLSAPHRAEVAAALRAHPGVRFALAEATPEEIDTHNILRATLLAMRRAVEALSPLPHYLLIDGRDCPPVNIPGKAIIKGDSKVPSISAASILAKEARDATMIAWAATHPEYGFEIHKGYGTAQHLAALRRHGPTPLHRRSFAPVGSEADPGLLL encoded by the coding sequence TTGCGTTTTCAATTCGAGATCGCCCTCCGCCGCCGGGGCTATGCCCTCGTCGCCGGGATCGACGAGGCGGGACGGGGCCCCCTCGCCGGCCCCGTGGTCGCCGCCGCCGTGATCCTTCCCGACGAGGGGTTCGACCATCCCCTCCTCGACGACTCGAAGAAGCTCTCCGCCCCCCACCGGGCCGAGGTCGCCGCCGCCCTCCGCGCCCATCCCGGCGTCCGCTTCGCCCTCGCCGAGGCGACACCGGAGGAGATCGACACCCACAACATCCTCCGCGCCACCCTGCTGGCCATGCGCCGCGCCGTCGAGGCCCTTTCCCCCCTCCCCCACTACCTCCTCATCGATGGCCGGGACTGCCCTCCCGTCAACATCCCGGGCAAGGCGATCATCAAGGGGGATTCCAAGGTCCCCTCGATCTCCGCCGCCTCGATCCTTGCCAAAGAGGCCCGGGACGCCACGATGATCGCCTGGGCGGCGACCCATCCCGAGTATGGCTTCGAGATCCACAAGGGCTACGGTACCGCCCAGCACCTCGCCGCCCTGAGACGCCATGGCCCTACGCCGCTTCATCGCCGCTCTTTTGCCCCCGTCGGATCGGAAGCCGACCCCGGCCTTCTTCTTTGA
- a CDS encoding YraN family protein, with protein MALRRFIAALLPPSDRKPTPAFFFEERDSRAIGIYGERVAARSLKRSGLKILLRNLKIEKNEIDLVCRDGDTLAFVEVKARRDVLHGQPSEAVDRMKRARLVRAAQLYLRELHRGKNRSAVILYRFDIVEVLLSPAQPPEIRHIRDAFGTDPNREYRA; from the coding sequence ATGGCCCTACGCCGCTTCATCGCCGCTCTTTTGCCCCCGTCGGATCGGAAGCCGACCCCGGCCTTCTTCTTTGAGGAACGCGATTCCCGCGCCATCGGGATCTACGGGGAACGGGTCGCCGCCCGTTCGCTGAAACGGAGCGGTCTCAAGATCCTGCTCCGCAACCTCAAGATCGAGAAGAACGAGATCGACCTCGTCTGCCGCGACGGCGATACCCTCGCCTTCGTCGAGGTGAAGGCCCGCCGCGACGTCCTCCACGGCCAGCCCTCCGAGGCGGTCGACCGGATGAAGCGGGCCCGTCTCGTCCGCGCCGCCCAGCTCTATCTTCGGGAGCTTCACCGGGGGAAAAACCGGAGCGCGGTGATTCTGTATCGCTTCGACATCGTCGAAGTCCTTCTTTCCCCGGCGCAGCCGCCGGAGATACGGCATATCCGCGACGCCTTCGGCACCGATCCGAACCGGGAATATCGGGCGTAG
- a CDS encoding L,D-transpeptidase — MPAVVPAQAPVPPPAPAPIKAEPAAPVSPPTPSAATTIDGPSPSTDSSVSVSAPSAAPIPVPAVVPPLLDFQVALERHRFSCGFIDGTDGDRSTKALRAYQESRGLPVTGVADAATWQALQGEGASTPLTTYTVTPEDVAAVVPVPHGWKEKAAAPTMGYTAIWDLLGEKFHAKRSFLIALNPGQPSPQAGAVLRVPALRPFAPTPSAAKVRIRLAERSIDVLDTTGKVVAHFPCSIAKDKEKRPSGSLAVKVIAVHPNYTFDPKLFADAAKAEGITGRLIIPPGPRNPVGAVWIGLSLPTYGIHGTPEPENVSRTQSHGCFRLANWNAEALAKMVRIGTPIDVEP; from the coding sequence GTGCCCGCCGTCGTTCCAGCCCAGGCTCCTGTTCCCCCTCCGGCTCCCGCCCCGATCAAGGCGGAACCCGCCGCCCCCGTTTCTCCGCCCACTCCGTCGGCGGCGACCACGATCGATGGGCCGTCACCCTCGACGGACAGCAGCGTTTCCGTTTCCGCTCCCTCTGCGGCACCGATTCCCGTGCCCGCGGTGGTCCCGCCGCTCCTCGATTTCCAGGTCGCCCTGGAACGGCACCGCTTTTCCTGCGGCTTCATCGACGGCACCGACGGGGATCGCTCCACCAAAGCCCTCCGCGCCTATCAGGAGAGCCGGGGCCTGCCGGTGACCGGCGTGGCCGATGCGGCGACGTGGCAGGCCCTGCAAGGGGAGGGGGCTTCCACGCCGCTCACCACCTACACCGTCACGCCCGAGGACGTCGCCGCCGTCGTCCCGGTGCCGCACGGGTGGAAGGAAAAGGCCGCCGCGCCGACAATGGGATACACCGCCATCTGGGACCTCCTGGGGGAGAAGTTCCACGCGAAACGCTCCTTCCTCATCGCGCTGAATCCCGGGCAGCCCTCCCCCCAGGCGGGGGCGGTCCTGCGCGTTCCGGCCCTCCGTCCCTTCGCCCCGACTCCTTCCGCCGCGAAGGTCCGCATCCGGCTCGCCGAGCGGAGCATCGATGTCCTCGACACCACGGGAAAAGTCGTCGCCCATTTCCCATGTTCCATCGCGAAGGACAAGGAGAAGCGGCCCTCGGGCTCCCTCGCCGTCAAAGTCATCGCCGTTCATCCGAACTACACCTTCGATCCGAAGCTCTTTGCCGATGCGGCCAAGGCCGAGGGGATCACGGGACGCCTCATCATCCCGCCCGGCCCGCGCAACCCCGTCGGGGCCGTCTGGATCGGCCTCAGCCTCCCCACCTACGGCATCCACGGCACGCCCGAGCCGGAGAACGTCTCCCGGACGCAATCGCACGGCTGCTTCCGCCTGGCGAACTGGAACGCCGAGGCCTTGGCGAAGATGGTCAGGATCGGTACGCCGATTGATGTGGAACCCTAA
- a CDS encoding type II secretion system F family protein: MPTFSYIAVDGSGQQITGQVDAKDQAAAAAQIKQQGYFPTRISQGGGGGAAAAPVKQAKKKTGGTVKSKVLTVFTRQLATLISAGLPLLRALRTLGKQERNPVLKATIEALAESVESGGTFSEALALHPNIFTKLYVNMVKAGEMGGVLDVVLARLSEFQEKSERIKGKITSAMAYPVVVLFIAFGILIFLMAFIVPKFQAIFKDMLNGAALPWLTQMVIDLSDMLVQHFIVIFGFLAVVVVSIKVFMSTAYGMRLTDKVKLRLPLLGDLITKTAISRFTRTLGTLVSSGVSILAALNITKETAGNQIVSDAIGKIHDSVKEGETVVGPLEASGIFPPIVVSMVQVGEEVGRLPEMLVRVADVYDEEVDVAVGGLTSLLEPLMIVGLAFVVGTIVIALFLPLISIIQNLGNQTG; this comes from the coding sequence ATGCCCACGTTCTCCTATATCGCCGTCGATGGCTCGGGACAGCAAATCACCGGGCAGGTCGACGCCAAGGACCAGGCCGCCGCCGCCGCGCAGATCAAGCAACAGGGTTACTTCCCCACCCGCATTTCCCAGGGCGGGGGAGGGGGGGCGGCCGCCGCGCCGGTCAAGCAGGCGAAGAAAAAGACCGGCGGCACCGTCAAGTCGAAGGTCCTCACTGTCTTCACCCGCCAGCTCGCGACCCTTATCAGCGCCGGCCTCCCGCTCCTTCGCGCCCTCCGGACGCTCGGGAAGCAGGAGCGCAATCCGGTCCTGAAGGCGACGATCGAGGCCCTCGCCGAATCGGTCGAATCGGGCGGCACTTTCTCCGAGGCCCTCGCGCTCCATCCGAACATCTTCACCAAGCTCTATGTGAACATGGTGAAAGCCGGTGAAATGGGCGGCGTCCTCGACGTCGTCCTCGCGCGGTTGTCCGAGTTCCAGGAAAAGTCCGAGCGGATCAAGGGCAAGATCACCTCGGCGATGGCCTACCCCGTCGTCGTCCTCTTCATCGCCTTCGGCATCCTGATCTTCCTGATGGCCTTCATCGTCCCGAAGTTCCAGGCGATCTTCAAGGACATGCTCAACGGCGCGGCCCTTCCCTGGCTCACCCAGATGGTCATCGACCTCAGCGACATGCTGGTGCAGCACTTCATCGTCATCTTCGGCTTCCTCGCGGTCGTCGTCGTCTCGATCAAGGTCTTCATGAGCACCGCCTACGGCATGCGGCTGACCGACAAGGTGAAGCTCCGGCTCCCCCTCCTCGGCGACCTCATCACGAAGACGGCGATCTCTCGCTTCACCCGGACCCTCGGCACCCTCGTGAGCAGCGGCGTCTCGATCCTCGCGGCGCTCAACATCACGAAGGAGACGGCGGGCAACCAGATCGTCTCGGACGCCATCGGCAAGATTCACGACAGCGTCAAGGAGGGCGAGACCGTCGTCGGCCCCCTCGAGGCCTCGGGCATCTTCCCCCCCATCGTCGTCAGCATGGTCCAGGTCGGCGAAGAAGTCGGCCGCCTCCCCGAGATGCTCGTCCGCGTCGCCGACGTCTATGACGAAGAGGTCGATGTCGCCGTCGGCGGCCTCACCAGCCTCCTTGAGCCGCTCATGATCGTCGGCCTCGCCTTCGTCGTCGGCACCATCGTCATCGCCCTCTTCCTCCCGCTCATCAGCATCATCCAGAACCTCGGCAACCAGACGGGTTGA
- a CDS encoding GspE/PulE family protein, translating into MDPLSYVSLLEHHGYVDETQKQMVLDEQQTHGKEVLDVVEDLGILSKADQYNIIASDLGTSVVDLAACQFTPDLLERITPQAARLHGALPVYYGEGVLYVALVNPIDSQIVENLRFAVGGEMQVLVAPIAEVQEKIDQYYGAQNAELDDLLSELSGVDLPGEGNGEKLALEGAAAGPIIKFVNTVLAQAIKARASDIHFEPFEYDFKIRYRVDGALYEMSPPPKSLAIPITSRIKVMANLNIAERRVPQDGRIQSVIGGKPVDLRVSCLPTQFGESVVLRVLDRSAVNLDLEALNLPPYIYTYICEAIEKPNGIFIVTGPTGSGKTTTLYSCLRRINSIETKILTVEDPVEYEMEGVMQVPANEGIGLNFARVLRAFLRQDPDKIMVGETRDLETAQIAIQASLTGHLVLTTLHTNDAPGAVTRLIDMGVEPFLIASALEGVLAQRLVRKICKNCRTPYEPSETVLAQFGLSAHEVGDKNFYYGAGCDQCNQTGYKGRKGIYELLDISEPIRDLINQRAPSVVIRQKAIELGMVTLRSDGLRNIFDGETTIEEVLKYT; encoded by the coding sequence ATGGATCCGCTCAGCTACGTTTCCCTCCTGGAGCATCACGGCTACGTCGATGAGACCCAGAAGCAGATGGTCCTCGACGAGCAACAGACCCACGGGAAGGAAGTCCTCGATGTCGTCGAGGACCTCGGCATCCTCTCGAAGGCCGACCAGTACAACATCATCGCCTCCGACCTCGGCACCTCGGTCGTCGACCTCGCCGCGTGCCAGTTCACCCCCGACCTCCTGGAGCGGATCACCCCCCAGGCCGCCCGCCTCCACGGCGCGCTCCCCGTCTACTACGGGGAGGGCGTCCTCTACGTCGCCCTCGTCAACCCGATCGACTCCCAGATCGTCGAGAACCTCCGCTTCGCCGTCGGCGGGGAGATGCAGGTCCTCGTCGCCCCGATCGCCGAGGTCCAGGAAAAGATCGACCAATACTACGGCGCGCAGAACGCCGAGCTCGACGACCTCCTCTCGGAGCTCTCCGGCGTCGACCTCCCGGGCGAGGGGAACGGCGAGAAGCTCGCCCTCGAAGGAGCGGCCGCCGGGCCGATCATCAAGTTCGTCAACACCGTCCTGGCGCAGGCCATCAAGGCGCGGGCGAGCGACATCCATTTCGAGCCCTTCGAGTACGACTTCAAGATCCGCTACCGCGTCGACGGCGCCCTCTACGAGATGTCGCCGCCGCCGAAGAGCCTCGCCATCCCGATCACCTCCCGCATCAAGGTCATGGCGAACCTGAACATCGCCGAGCGCCGCGTCCCGCAGGACGGCCGCATCCAGTCGGTGATCGGCGGGAAGCCGGTCGACCTCCGCGTCTCCTGCCTCCCGACCCAGTTCGGCGAGAGCGTCGTGCTCCGCGTCCTCGACCGCTCCGCGGTGAACCTCGACCTCGAGGCGCTGAACCTGCCGCCCTACATCTACACCTACATCTGCGAGGCGATCGAGAAGCCGAACGGCATCTTCATCGTCACCGGCCCCACCGGCTCGGGCAAGACGACGACGCTCTATTCCTGCCTCCGCCGCATCAACAGCATCGAGACGAAGATCCTGACGGTCGAGGATCCCGTCGAATACGAGATGGAAGGGGTCATGCAGGTTCCGGCCAACGAGGGGATCGGCCTCAACTTCGCCCGCGTCCTCCGCGCCTTCCTCCGCCAGGACCCCGACAAGATCATGGTCGGTGAAACCCGCGACCTCGAGACGGCCCAGATCGCGATCCAGGCCTCCCTCACGGGTCACTTGGTGCTGACGACGCTCCACACGAACGACGCCCCGGGCGCCGTCACCCGTCTCATCGACATGGGCGTGGAGCCCTTCCTCATCGCCTCGGCCCTCGAAGGGGTGCTGGCGCAGCGGCTCGTCCGGAAGATCTGCAAGAATTGCCGGACGCCCTACGAGCCTTCCGAGACTGTCCTCGCGCAGTTCGGGCTCTCGGCGCACGAGGTCGGGGACAAGAATTTCTATTACGGGGCCGGGTGCGATCAATGCAATCAAACCGGGTATAAGGGACGCAAAGGTATTTACGAGCTCCTGGACATCAGCGAGCCGATTCGCGATCTCATCAATCAACGGGCCCCGTCCGTCGTCATCCGGCAGAAGGCGATCGAATTGGGCATGGTGACGCTCCGTTCCGACGGGTTGCGCAACATCTTTGATGGGGAAACCACAATCGAAGAGGTCCTGAAGTATACCTAG
- a CDS encoding ATPase, T2SS/T4P/T4SS family, which yields MLPKDDYILELLIREGVISSFDADEAKGSSGGKGKGAVDYLIQSGKINEGSVVQAMANDAGLEFQEEINSVSPKAISLLPRAEAARYGVVPISFDGTVLRLGTSDPYDYDSVDALQQKLGIEITSVAVPKSQIDAAIREYYGDAPVARPGGEGGAPVEGAASDGDAPIIRMVNDLIIGACSLRASDIHLEPLEKRFRVRYRIDGVLQEMPDAPKKLQGSIISRLKIMSKMSIAEKRLPQDGRIQIIQQNGKQVDLRVSTVPTVHGEGVVMRILDKSSLSLGLPELGFLSDDQTVMERLLGVSDGIVLVTGPTGSGKTTTLYGCLNFLNKPDRKIITVEDPVEYQLSGINQVPVNEDVGMTFSAALRAMLRQAPNIVMVGEIRDAETAGIAINASLTGHLVFSTLHTNDAPSAVSRLIDIGIKPFLVASSLRGVLAQRLVRKICSKCKVPHPPTEAEVRALNLTPSQIESASFSRGAGCDNCRGTGFKGRCGIFEIFQIDDEIRSMINDRQPPGILRARARALGMRTMREDGIRKVLVGMTTPDEVITTTMGDK from the coding sequence GTGCTTCCCAAAGACGATTACATTCTCGAACTTCTGATCCGCGAGGGGGTGATTTCCTCCTTCGACGCCGATGAGGCGAAAGGCTCCTCCGGGGGCAAAGGCAAGGGAGCGGTCGATTACCTGATTCAATCGGGCAAAATCAACGAGGGGAGCGTCGTCCAGGCGATGGCCAACGACGCCGGCCTCGAATTCCAGGAAGAGATCAATTCGGTCTCCCCGAAGGCGATTTCCCTGTTGCCTCGCGCCGAAGCGGCTCGCTACGGCGTCGTCCCGATCTCCTTTGACGGCACCGTCCTCCGCCTCGGGACGAGCGATCCCTACGACTACGATTCGGTCGACGCCCTCCAGCAAAAGCTGGGGATCGAAATCACCAGCGTCGCCGTCCCGAAGTCCCAGATCGACGCGGCGATCCGCGAGTATTACGGCGACGCCCCCGTCGCCCGGCCCGGCGGCGAAGGCGGCGCGCCGGTCGAGGGTGCCGCCAGCGACGGCGACGCCCCGATCATCCGGATGGTGAACGACCTCATCATCGGTGCCTGCTCCCTCCGGGCGAGCGACATCCACCTCGAGCCCCTCGAAAAACGGTTCCGCGTCCGCTACCGGATCGACGGCGTCCTCCAGGAAATGCCCGATGCCCCGAAGAAGCTCCAGGGCTCGATCATCAGCCGCCTGAAGATCATGTCGAAGATGAGCATTGCCGAGAAGCGGCTCCCCCAGGACGGGCGCATCCAGATCATCCAGCAGAACGGCAAGCAGGTCGACCTCCGCGTCTCGACCGTCCCCACCGTCCACGGGGAGGGGGTCGTCATGCGTATTCTCGACAAGTCGAGCCTCAGCCTCGGCCTGCCCGAACTCGGCTTCCTCAGCGACGACCAGACCGTCATGGAGCGCCTCCTCGGCGTCTCCGACGGCATCGTCCTCGTCACCGGCCCGACCGGTTCCGGCAAGACGACGACGCTCTACGGCTGCCTCAACTTCCTGAACAAGCCCGACCGGAAGATCATCACCGTCGAGGACCCGGTCGAATACCAGCTCTCCGGCATCAACCAGGTCCCCGTCAACGAGGACGTCGGGATGACCTTCTCCGCCGCCCTCCGCGCGATGCTCCGCCAGGCCCCGAACATCGTCATGGTCGGTGAAATCCGCGACGCCGAGACCGCGGGCATCGCCATCAACGCGTCGCTCACCGGCCACCTCGTCTTCAGCACGCTCCACACGAACGACGCGCCGAGCGCCGTCAGCCGTCTGATCGACATCGGGATCAAGCCCTTCCTCGTCGCCTCCTCCCTGCGCGGCGTCCTCGCCCAGCGCCTCGTCCGGAAGATCTGCTCCAAGTGCAAGGTCCCCCATCCGCCGACCGAGGCCGAGGTCCGGGCGCTGAACCTCACCCCCAGCCAGATCGAATCGGCCTCCTTCTCCCGCGGCGCGGGCTGCGACAACTGCCGCGGCACCGGCTTCAAGGGCCGGTGCGGCATCTTCGAGATCTTCCAGATCGACGACGAGATCCGCAGCATGATCAACGACCGCCAGCCCCCCGGCATCCTCCGCGCCCGCGCGCGCGCCCTGGGCATGCGGACGATGCGCGAGGACGGCATCCGCAAGGTCCTCGTCGGCATGACGACCCCCGACGAGGTCATCACCACCACGATGGGGGACAAGTAA
- a CDS encoding PAS domain-containing sensor histidine kinase yields MPSPSLPPSSAVGTGTVLREDRPEDQLIAVLGELRDIQAALDEHSIVAITDATGKITRVNDRFCALSKYSREELIGQDHRIINSGHHPKSFFTDLWKTIARGHIWHGEVLNRAKDGSLYWVDTTIFPRLNAEGKPTQYVAIRTDITQRKANEGQLISVLGELRDIQAALDEHSIVAVTDATGKITKVNDQFCALSKYSREELIGQDHRIINSGHHPKSFFTDLWKTIARGKVWRGEVLNRAKDGSLYWVDTTVFPRMNEAGKPTQYVAIRTDITERKANEKKLIQVAQDLTDRNKELEMIVYTISHDLRSPLVNIQGFGKQLERSCDTIRQSIYAARDGQIPAEVVQRSAESVIPQALHFINASANKIDILLSGILRYSRLGRATIQVEPLDMNVMVAEIVAAMKFQVDEMGARIDLITLPPCLGDRPHTGQVIANLIDNALKYRSPDRPMRIVVGGKREEEEGRVLYWISDNGIGIAPEHQAKVFEIFHRLNPESVGGEGLGLTIAQRMLERQDGKIWVESAVAQGTTFYISLPAVPVEKPEPSVA; encoded by the coding sequence ATGCCCTCCCCCTCGCTCCCCCCTTCGTCCGCCGTCGGTACCGGCACGGTCTTGCGCGAGGATCGTCCCGAAGATCAGTTGATCGCCGTCCTCGGGGAACTCCGGGACATCCAGGCGGCCCTCGACGAGCACTCGATCGTCGCCATCACCGACGCCACCGGAAAGATCACGAGGGTTAACGACCGGTTCTGCGCCCTTTCCAAATACTCCCGCGAGGAACTCATCGGCCAGGACCACCGGATCATCAATTCCGGGCATCATCCGAAGTCGTTCTTCACCGACCTCTGGAAGACCATCGCCCGGGGCCATATCTGGCACGGCGAGGTCCTGAACCGGGCCAAGGACGGGAGCCTCTATTGGGTCGACACCACGATCTTCCCCCGCCTCAACGCCGAGGGAAAGCCGACCCAGTACGTCGCCATCCGCACCGACATCACCCAGCGGAAGGCGAACGAAGGCCAGCTCATCTCGGTCCTCGGGGAGCTCCGGGACATCCAGGCGGCCCTCGACGAGCACTCGATCGTCGCCGTCACCGACGCCACGGGGAAGATCACGAAGGTCAACGACCAGTTCTGCGCCCTTTCCAAATACTCCCGCGAGGAGCTCATCGGCCAGGACCACCGGATCATCAATTCGGGACATCATCCGAAGTCGTTCTTCACCGACCTCTGGAAGACCATCGCCCGGGGGAAGGTCTGGCGCGGCGAAGTGCTGAACCGGGCCAAGGACGGCAGCCTCTATTGGGTCGACACCACCGTCTTCCCCCGCATGAACGAGGCGGGGAAGCCGACCCAGTACGTCGCCATCCGCACCGACATCACCGAGCGGAAGGCGAACGAGAAAAAGCTGATCCAGGTCGCCCAGGATCTGACCGACCGGAACAAGGAGCTGGAGATGATCGTCTACACGATCTCCCACGACCTCCGCTCCCCCCTTGTCAACATCCAGGGCTTCGGCAAGCAGCTGGAACGGTCGTGCGATACCATCCGGCAGAGCATCTACGCCGCCCGGGACGGGCAGATCCCGGCCGAGGTCGTCCAGCGTTCCGCCGAGAGCGTCATCCCCCAGGCCCTCCATTTCATCAACGCCAGCGCCAACAAGATCGACATCCTCCTCTCCGGCATCCTCCGCTATTCCCGCCTGGGCCGGGCGACGATCCAGGTCGAGCCCCTCGACATGAACGTGATGGTCGCCGAGATCGTCGCGGCGATGAAGTTCCAGGTCGACGAGATGGGGGCCCGGATCGACCTCATCACCCTCCCCCCCTGCCTCGGGGACCGGCCCCATACCGGGCAGGTGATCGCGAACCTCATCGACAACGCCCTGAAATACCGCTCCCCCGACCGCCCCATGCGGATCGTCGTCGGGGGGAAGAGGGAGGAGGAGGAAGGCCGGGTGCTCTACTGGATCTCCGACAACGGCATCGGCATCGCGCCCGAGCACCAGGCGAAGGTCTTCGAGATCTTCCACCGCCTCAACCCCGAGAGCGTCGGCGGCGAGGGCCTCGGCCTGACCATCGCCCAGCGGATGCTCGAGCGGCAGGACGGCAAGATCTGGGTCGAAAGCGCCGTCGCCCAGGGGACGACCTTCTACATCTCGCTCCCCGCGGTGCCCGTCGAAAAACCGGAACCCTCCGTCGCATGA
- a CDS encoding response regulator, whose translation MSPAHSTPLPVILIVEDDDGHAILIRQNLEESGLANPMLHLRNGQEALDFLYRRHADPRANRDPDKSYLLLLDIRMPKIDGIEVLRQVKGDPELRSLPVIMLTTTDDSREVEKCYGLGCSAYLRKPLNYEKFIAAIRCLGLFIGVIQIPSPQP comes from the coding sequence ATGAGCCCCGCCCATTCCACCCCCCTCCCCGTCATCCTCATCGTCGAGGACGACGACGGCCACGCCATCCTGATCCGGCAGAACCTGGAGGAATCGGGCCTCGCCAATCCGATGCTCCACCTGCGCAACGGCCAGGAAGCCCTCGATTTCCTCTATCGCCGCCATGCCGATCCCCGGGCGAACCGCGATCCCGACAAGAGCTATCTCCTCCTCCTCGACATCCGGATGCCGAAGATCGACGGGATCGAGGTGTTGCGCCAGGTGAAGGGCGATCCCGAGCTCCGCAGCCTCCCCGTCATCATGCTGACCACGACCGACGACTCCCGGGAGGTGGAGAAGTGCTACGGCCTCGGCTGCAGCGCCTACCTCCGCAAGCCGCTGAACTACGAGAAATTCATCGCCGCGATCCGCTGCCTCGGCCTCTTCATCGGAGTGATCCAAATCCCCTCGCCCCAACCCTGA